Proteins encoded within one genomic window of Couchioplanes caeruleus:
- a CDS encoding HD domain-containing phosphohydrolase, protein MTTPVTRPRILLVDDEPNLLDGLRRQLRKEFTVETAVGAAKGLFAMKAVDPFEVIVSDFLMPGINGAEFLAAAAKASPTSTRMLLTGHTSLADAAATVNRGHVFRMVLKPVDTETMIEALHDCVAQHRLVVAERELLEQTLRGSVKALTDVLSLSSPLAFGRAARMRRVATAILDQMEVQDRWAVELAVDMSQLGVVALPPSVAEKLDNPADLTPAEQVMVDQLPHVAEQLISGIPRMAPVADAIRYCRKGYDGSGTPKDGISGHQIPFAGRLLRFVQDHDSLIMHGLSPTVTLATLRASEDEYDPEVLEAFEATSISETEKVRGIALADLQVGMALAAPVRNKAGMLLVNAGQEITISLITRLKNFAALEDGVAEPLMIIDEDLGPDMIR, encoded by the coding sequence ATGACGACCCCCGTCACTCGTCCCCGGATCTTGCTGGTCGACGACGAGCCGAACCTCCTTGACGGACTCCGGCGCCAGTTGCGGAAAGAATTCACGGTGGAGACCGCGGTGGGTGCCGCGAAGGGACTCTTCGCCATGAAGGCGGTCGATCCCTTCGAGGTGATCGTCTCCGACTTCCTGATGCCCGGCATCAACGGGGCCGAATTCCTGGCCGCGGCCGCGAAGGCCTCGCCCACCAGCACCCGCATGCTGCTCACCGGCCACACCAGCCTCGCCGACGCCGCCGCGACCGTCAACCGGGGCCACGTCTTCCGGATGGTGCTCAAGCCGGTCGACACCGAGACCATGATCGAAGCCCTGCACGACTGCGTGGCCCAGCACAGGTTGGTCGTGGCCGAACGGGAGCTGTTGGAACAGACGTTGCGCGGCAGCGTCAAGGCGTTGACCGACGTGCTGTCGCTGTCCAGTCCGCTCGCCTTCGGGCGGGCAGCCCGGATGCGCCGCGTGGCCACCGCCATCCTGGACCAGATGGAGGTCCAGGACCGGTGGGCGGTGGAACTGGCTGTCGACATGTCCCAGCTCGGCGTGGTGGCGCTGCCGCCCAGCGTGGCGGAGAAGCTGGACAACCCCGCCGATCTGACCCCCGCGGAACAGGTGATGGTGGATCAGCTCCCCCACGTCGCCGAGCAGCTGATCTCCGGAATCCCGCGCATGGCACCGGTGGCCGATGCCATCCGCTACTGCCGGAAGGGTTACGACGGCTCGGGCACACCGAAGGACGGCATCTCCGGCCACCAGATCCCGTTCGCCGGCCGGCTCCTTCGGTTCGTCCAGGACCACGACAGCCTGATCATGCACGGCCTGTCGCCCACGGTGACGCTCGCGACCCTGCGTGCCAGCGAGGACGAGTACGACCCGGAAGTCCTGGAGGCGTTCGAGGCCACCTCGATCTCCGAGACCGAGAAGGTCCGCGGCATCGCGCTGGCCGACCTCCAGGTGGGCATGGCGCTCGCCGCTCCCGTACGCAACAAGGCGGGCATGCTGCTGGTCAACGCCGGCCAGGAGATCACCATCAGCCTGATCACCCGGCTGAAGAACTTCGCCGCGCTCGAGGACGGCGTCGCGGAGCCGCTGATGATCATCGACGAGGACCTCGGCCCGGACATGATCCGGTGA
- a CDS encoding two-component system sensor histidine kinase NtrB — protein sequence MVSWTWWARRWLRGTETMLGQVRTLFLGILVVWPAFGLIGLRDADPRIAAPAVVASVLLLVWLYLGYRRQHFPFWSWVPEGAAACLVAVASGFGVSVGLCFVWLNFRALYGGVREKFLAAAVLCAVMIVGMTVVGVAPGEAVPLLLLALLSLTVNHVLARGSSARDRSAEREGTLASAGGGLVASTTRAEAMDVTMGAALSMDRAASAALIVTVAGPALHVIAAAGVVGPEAAGWVTEKSRLPAEITAALRPGGFTLVDGEAAAALIEVLRLPPHPVVVVAPMAAHGSVFGMLVLALERKPEDDLSATVTTLADEAALTLDQLLSRSRLSIVVEHSGDALVLAGEAGFIRFVNPAAAKMLGCSSDDLLGRGLWSLVHEDDVDALRDAANSHLPSAPVPARIRAREDVEWTDAEALVEYVNEHDGSRSIVFTARDVSERHRLELELRHAQKLESVGRLAAGIAHEINTPIQFVGDNVRFLDTAFTDLERLCGAYRELVAAVQEQGDVDAALRNVEEVATDIDIEFVMEEVPTAVSQTLEGVSRVAHIVRAMKAFGHPGAEEKSRADLNEAIQNTIVVANNEIKYVADVETDFGDLPLVHCHLGDIGQVMLNLVINAAHAIGAADRGRGTITVRTRHEGDYAVIDVADTGTGVPPEIADKLFDPFFTTKEVGSGTGQGLALVRTLVTDRHGGTIDFTSTVGAGTTFTVRLPVAGIESAQGNRLMEAAQ from the coding sequence ATGGTTTCGTGGACGTGGTGGGCACGGCGCTGGCTACGCGGAACCGAGACGATGCTGGGGCAGGTACGCACGCTGTTCCTCGGCATCCTCGTGGTCTGGCCCGCCTTCGGCCTGATCGGGTTGCGCGACGCCGACCCGCGGATCGCGGCGCCCGCCGTGGTGGCCTCCGTCCTGCTCCTCGTGTGGCTCTACCTCGGCTACCGACGGCAGCACTTCCCGTTCTGGAGCTGGGTACCGGAGGGCGCGGCCGCGTGCCTGGTCGCCGTGGCGTCCGGCTTCGGCGTCTCCGTCGGCCTGTGCTTCGTCTGGCTCAACTTCCGGGCCCTGTACGGCGGCGTACGCGAGAAGTTCCTCGCCGCCGCCGTGCTCTGCGCCGTCATGATCGTCGGCATGACGGTCGTCGGCGTCGCACCCGGCGAGGCCGTGCCGTTGCTTCTCCTCGCGCTGCTGTCGCTGACCGTCAACCACGTGCTCGCCCGGGGCAGCAGCGCCCGGGACCGCTCGGCGGAGCGGGAGGGCACGCTGGCCTCCGCCGGTGGCGGCCTGGTCGCCTCGACGACCCGGGCCGAGGCGATGGACGTGACCATGGGTGCCGCGCTCAGCATGGACCGCGCCGCGAGCGCCGCGCTCATCGTCACCGTCGCCGGCCCCGCGCTGCACGTCATCGCCGCCGCCGGGGTGGTCGGGCCGGAGGCCGCCGGCTGGGTCACCGAGAAGTCCCGGCTGCCCGCGGAGATCACCGCCGCGTTGCGTCCCGGTGGGTTCACGCTCGTCGACGGCGAGGCCGCCGCAGCGTTGATCGAGGTGCTCCGGTTGCCGCCGCATCCCGTGGTGGTGGTCGCGCCGATGGCCGCGCACGGCTCGGTCTTCGGGATGCTGGTGCTGGCCCTCGAGCGCAAGCCGGAGGACGACCTCTCCGCGACGGTGACCACCCTGGCCGACGAGGCGGCCCTCACCCTCGACCAGCTCCTGAGCCGGTCGCGGCTGAGCATCGTGGTGGAGCACTCCGGCGACGCGCTCGTGTTGGCCGGCGAGGCCGGTTTCATCCGCTTCGTCAATCCGGCGGCCGCCAAGATGCTCGGCTGCTCGAGCGACGATCTGCTCGGCCGCGGCTTGTGGTCTCTCGTGCACGAGGACGACGTGGACGCGCTACGCGACGCCGCGAACTCGCACCTGCCGTCGGCGCCGGTGCCGGCGCGGATCCGCGCCCGCGAGGACGTCGAGTGGACGGATGCGGAGGCGCTGGTCGAGTACGTCAACGAACATGACGGCTCGCGCAGCATCGTCTTCACCGCGCGGGACGTCTCGGAGCGGCACCGCCTGGAACTCGAGCTGCGGCACGCGCAGAAGCTGGAGTCGGTCGGGCGCCTCGCCGCCGGCATCGCGCACGAGATCAACACGCCGATCCAGTTCGTCGGCGACAACGTCCGGTTCCTGGACACCGCGTTCACCGACCTGGAACGGCTGTGCGGCGCGTACCGGGAACTGGTCGCGGCCGTGCAGGAGCAGGGGGACGTCGACGCCGCGTTGCGCAATGTCGAGGAGGTGGCCACCGATATCGACATCGAGTTCGTGATGGAGGAGGTTCCCACCGCCGTCTCCCAGACCCTGGAAGGCGTCAGCCGGGTGGCGCACATCGTGCGCGCCATGAAGGCGTTCGGCCATCCCGGCGCGGAGGAGAAGAGCCGCGCCGACCTCAACGAGGCGATCCAGAACACCATCGTCGTGGCGAACAACGAGATCAAGTACGTGGCCGACGTGGAGACCGACTTCGGCGACCTGCCCCTGGTCCACTGCCATCTGGGCGACATCGGTCAGGTGATGCTGAACCTGGTCATCAACGCCGCCCACGCGATCGGCGCGGCGGACCGCGGCCGGGGCACGATCACGGTGCGGACCCGCCACGAGGGGGACTACGCCGTCATCGATGTGGCCGACACCGGGACAGGCGTGCCACCCGAGATCGCCGACAAGTTGTTCGACCCCTTCTTCACGACCAAGGAGGTCGGCTCGGGGACCGGTCAGGGGCTGGCGCTGGTGCGCACCCTGGTCACCGACCGGCACGGCGGCACCATCGACTTCACCAGCACGGTCGGGGCCGGGACGACGTTCACCGTACGGCTGCCCGTCGCCGGCATCGAATCCGCCCAGGGGAACCGGCTCATGGAGGCTGCGCAGTGA
- a CDS encoding sensor histidine kinase codes for MISAPSHTGRPGITRVAGVVRENLQDPILRRVVAVALLGGGLAAAVAFALDGHASVLRGLGVPNAWLLPGLTVLSCLAELTVVRLRHGDAVEELTLYEAALVIDVLLLPPRDALVAAAVGLLVASAMQRRPVMKAVFNLGTYTAAAAVLIAIVHLVGGAPGVMTAGVLAGVVVGTLAFTGVNLCCLAQILGVITKTSPWRIVRSEARLSAYMAVGTVATGLTTAEIALHTPLLLPFMAMPALAVTFAYRAAAREADERARSACLLQLSHALAERGDVVRQFLLLVREAFGADLAVAVLENGDGALSVEAGDPSTVRQGVVPPYLAALGVVDAPVQLADELPEGLRRMIVVPVQSGGRRLGTAAFAIRERDRGWMTTGDVTLLASLASALAVAMLGAEHLERLVDETSKLQAVVEQSTEGIMVVDGDGSIRMWSRALAEITGVGAGEATGRSLAEVLDVPVEDERDLLMPVTAEQPRAVVELSVRRRDGEQRRLRLAHSAIFTAGTVGRDVVVISDLTREYRTERLKSDFIAMVSHELRTPLTPIIGYIDLLRSRGERMTPQKRLDALNLIGDRAGHLSRLVEDLLLASRFGDNPEEMALHVSVAEHDLHALVEQAARDLGSSRVVLDLPPGPVAARCDDGRTLQVLANLIGNGLKYSAEDTEVVVTMRLEAQRVHVDVRDSGRGIPADQLEKIFEKFHRVEDPMTMSTGGTGLGLFIARQLARAMDGDVTVESVFTRGSTATLTLTRATPETGA; via the coding sequence GTGATTTCAGCCCCGTCCCACACCGGCCGCCCGGGAATCACCCGGGTGGCCGGCGTGGTGCGGGAAAATCTGCAGGACCCGATCCTGCGCCGTGTGGTGGCGGTGGCCCTGCTGGGAGGCGGGCTCGCCGCCGCCGTGGCGTTCGCGCTCGACGGGCACGCCAGCGTGCTGCGGGGACTCGGCGTACCGAACGCGTGGCTGCTGCCCGGCCTGACCGTGCTGAGCTGTCTCGCCGAGCTCACCGTGGTGCGGCTACGCCACGGCGACGCCGTCGAGGAGCTGACGCTCTACGAGGCGGCGCTCGTCATCGACGTCCTCCTGCTGCCGCCCCGCGACGCCCTCGTCGCGGCCGCCGTGGGCCTGCTGGTCGCCAGCGCGATGCAGCGACGCCCGGTCATGAAGGCCGTCTTCAACCTCGGCACCTACACCGCCGCCGCGGCCGTACTGATCGCCATCGTGCACCTCGTCGGCGGCGCGCCGGGCGTGATGACGGCGGGCGTGCTGGCCGGCGTCGTGGTGGGTACCCTCGCCTTCACCGGCGTCAACCTGTGCTGCCTGGCGCAGATCCTCGGCGTGATCACCAAGACGTCGCCGTGGCGGATCGTGCGCTCGGAGGCCCGGCTGTCCGCCTACATGGCCGTCGGCACCGTGGCCACCGGGCTGACGACCGCGGAGATCGCGCTGCACACCCCGCTGCTGCTGCCCTTCATGGCGATGCCCGCCCTCGCCGTCACGTTCGCCTACCGGGCGGCGGCGCGGGAGGCCGACGAGCGCGCACGGTCGGCGTGCCTGCTCCAGCTCTCCCATGCCCTCGCGGAGCGTGGCGACGTGGTACGCCAGTTCCTCCTACTGGTCCGCGAGGCCTTCGGCGCCGACCTGGCCGTGGCGGTACTGGAGAACGGCGACGGGGCCCTGTCCGTGGAGGCCGGCGACCCCTCGACGGTACGGCAGGGCGTCGTGCCGCCGTACCTGGCCGCCCTGGGCGTGGTCGACGCTCCCGTGCAGCTCGCCGACGAGCTGCCGGAGGGCCTGCGCCGGATGATCGTCGTGCCGGTGCAGAGCGGCGGCCGCCGGCTGGGCACGGCCGCCTTCGCCATCCGTGAACGCGACCGCGGCTGGATGACCACCGGCGACGTCACCCTGCTCGCCTCGCTCGCCAGCGCGCTCGCCGTGGCCATGCTCGGCGCCGAGCATCTCGAGCGGCTCGTCGACGAGACGAGCAAACTCCAGGCCGTGGTCGAGCAGTCCACCGAGGGCATCATGGTGGTGGACGGCGACGGGTCGATCCGGATGTGGAGCCGGGCGCTGGCCGAGATCACCGGCGTGGGCGCCGGCGAGGCCACCGGGCGTTCGCTCGCCGAGGTGCTCGATGTGCCCGTCGAGGACGAACGCGACCTGCTGATGCCGGTCACGGCCGAGCAACCCCGGGCCGTCGTCGAGCTGAGCGTGCGCCGCCGCGACGGCGAGCAGCGCCGGCTGCGGCTGGCGCACTCCGCGATCTTCACCGCCGGGACAGTGGGCCGCGACGTGGTCGTCATCAGCGACCTGACCCGGGAGTACCGCACCGAGCGGCTCAAGTCCGACTTCATCGCCATGGTCTCGCACGAGCTGCGCACGCCGCTGACGCCGATCATCGGCTACATCGACCTGCTGCGCAGCCGGGGCGAACGCATGACCCCGCAGAAGCGGCTGGACGCGCTCAACCTCATCGGGGACCGCGCCGGGCATCTCTCGCGGCTCGTGGAGGACCTGCTGCTCGCCTCGCGCTTCGGCGACAACCCCGAGGAGATGGCACTGCACGTGTCCGTGGCGGAGCACGATCTGCACGCGTTGGTCGAGCAGGCCGCCCGCGACCTCGGCTCCTCCCGCGTCGTGCTGGACCTGCCGCCGGGGCCCGTCGCGGCGCGCTGCGACGACGGCCGCACGCTGCAGGTGCTCGCGAACCTCATCGGCAACGGCCTCAAGTACTCCGCGGAGGACACCGAGGTGGTGGTCACGATGCGGCTCGAGGCGCAGCGGGTGCACGTCGACGTCCGCGACAGCGGCCGGGGCATTCCGGCGGACCAGCTCGAGAAGATCTTCGAGAAGTTCCATCGCGTCGAGGACCCGATGACGATGAGCACCGGCGGCACCGGCCTCGGTCTGTTCATCGCCCGCCAACTGGCTCGCGCGATGGACGGCGACGTCACGGTGGAGTCCGTCTTCACCCGCGGATCGACCGCCACCCTCACGCTGACCCGAGCAACACCGGAAACAGGCGCTTGA
- a CDS encoding DUF998 domain-containing protein → MSLALYAMLHLVPPSADLDWSRRTISHYALLPNGWAFDAATLLLAAGSLAVLVALRGAGLIGLRDAGPVRRGAAPALLAWVAGLVGVVWFEKHAQPSPEPGSVILRPGCAAPRSAPRAGWSLRAPCGPSVRGGAASG, encoded by the coding sequence GTGTCCCTCGCCCTGTACGCCATGTTGCACCTCGTGCCACCCTCGGCGGACCTGGACTGGAGCCGTCGCACGATCAGTCACTACGCGCTGCTGCCGAACGGCTGGGCCTTCGACGCCGCGACGCTGCTGCTTGCGGCGGGTTCCCTTGCCGTGCTGGTCGCGCTGCGAGGGGCCGGGCTGATCGGGTTGCGAGATGCCGGGCCGGTGCGGCGGGGTGCCGCGCCGGCGCTGCTGGCGTGGGTCGCCGGCCTCGTCGGCGTGGTCTGGTTCGAGAAGCACGCGCAACCATCCCCGGAACCGGGGTCGGTGATCCTCAGGCCCGGGTGTGCGGCTCCTCGGTCAGCACCTCGTGCAGGTTGGTCACTTCGAGCACCATGCGGACCATCGGTCCGGGGTGGCGCAGCGTCAGGGTGA
- a CDS encoding STAS domain-containing protein: MPFDCTIQRDGDTIVVVPEVDVDADNAAVLRQVLHQVVDRHDYTRLDVDMSAVTFLDSSGLGMLVAAQRAASARGITLTLRHPGPMVRMVLEVTNLHEVLTEEPHTRA, from the coding sequence ATGCCATTCGACTGCACCATCCAGCGGGACGGCGACACCATCGTCGTGGTGCCCGAGGTCGACGTGGACGCGGACAACGCGGCGGTCCTACGCCAGGTGCTGCATCAGGTCGTCGACCGCCACGACTACACCCGCCTCGACGTCGACATGAGCGCGGTGACGTTCCTCGACTCATCGGGCCTCGGCATGCTGGTCGCCGCCCAGCGGGCGGCGAGCGCCCGGGGAATCACCCTGACGCTGCGCCACCCCGGACCGATGGTCCGCATGGTGCTCGAAGTGACCAACCTGCACGAGGTGCTGACCGAGGAGCCGCACACCCGGGCCTGA
- a CDS encoding response regulator transcription factor, whose protein sequence is MARILVVDDDPAIRQLLTDVLEMDGYEVDTAVDGPAAVRAVEAAAPDFVVLDVMMPGMDGFGVLRAVRELPGEPVPILMLTAAAEPDTNSRAWAGGVDYYLAKPFTADAVLDLIDGVLSNRIDVTGG, encoded by the coding sequence ATGGCACGCATCCTGGTGGTCGACGACGACCCGGCGATCCGGCAACTGCTGACCGACGTCCTCGAAATGGACGGGTACGAGGTGGACACCGCCGTGGACGGGCCCGCCGCGGTCCGTGCCGTGGAGGCGGCCGCCCCGGACTTCGTGGTCCTCGACGTCATGATGCCGGGCATGGACGGCTTCGGCGTGCTGCGCGCGGTCCGGGAGCTGCCCGGCGAACCGGTGCCGATCCTGATGCTCACCGCGGCGGCCGAGCCGGACACCAACAGCCGGGCGTGGGCCGGTGGCGTGGACTACTACCTGGCCAAACCGTTCACCGCGGACGCCGTCCTGGACCTGATCGACGGGGTGCTGAGCAACCGGATCGACGTCACCGGAGGATGA
- a CDS encoding response regulator, with translation MSRRPHVLFVDDEPRILGGLRRMLRTHRDRWDMSFAEGGEAALAALRERPCDVIVSDYRMPGMNGAQLLERVRIEYPGTARVILSGQTNEDNLLSIMVLAHEFLTKPSSPEQLVATVERLIDVRTGGGPGADRAVLQSLPSPPDTLTRLIEALDGDEVSAQSVGSVIEEDPAATAKVLQLVNSSAYSMGRKVSNVAQAVALLGLPTVRGLICMHDLIRTFDLSGEIPVEWIEGLTVHSIETSRLCRMFAEGAEWESNAFTAGLLHEVGQLVLASLQPAEFAQALQQWREPEQDPTFLCAVESAVLGSTHVDAGAGLLRFWGLPDAVIEAVAGHATTGQPEAAVDASSAVVLSHLVVEADLGPVCGLPGATNLDVSLLDEPSRAAITRWRRQQSRQG, from the coding sequence GTGAGCCGCCGGCCGCACGTGCTGTTCGTCGACGACGAGCCCCGCATCCTCGGCGGCCTGCGCCGGATGCTCAGGACGCACCGGGACCGCTGGGACATGTCCTTCGCGGAGGGCGGCGAGGCGGCGCTGGCCGCGCTGCGCGAGCGGCCGTGCGACGTGATCGTGTCCGACTACCGCATGCCCGGCATGAACGGCGCGCAGTTGCTGGAACGCGTCCGCATCGAATATCCGGGTACGGCCCGGGTCATCCTGTCCGGGCAGACCAACGAGGACAACCTGCTCAGCATCATGGTGCTGGCGCACGAGTTCCTCACCAAGCCGAGCTCGCCGGAGCAGTTGGTCGCCACGGTCGAGCGGCTCATCGACGTGCGTACGGGCGGCGGACCGGGCGCGGACCGGGCCGTGCTGCAGTCGCTGCCGAGCCCACCGGACACGCTGACGCGGTTGATCGAGGCCCTGGACGGCGACGAGGTGTCGGCGCAGTCGGTCGGATCGGTGATCGAGGAGGATCCGGCCGCCACGGCGAAGGTGCTGCAGTTGGTGAACTCGTCGGCGTACTCGATGGGGCGCAAGGTCAGCAACGTCGCTCAGGCGGTCGCGCTGCTCGGGCTGCCGACCGTCCGCGGCCTGATCTGCATGCACGACCTGATCCGCACCTTCGACCTCTCCGGTGAGATCCCGGTCGAGTGGATCGAGGGGTTGACCGTGCACTCGATCGAGACGTCACGGCTGTGCCGGATGTTCGCCGAGGGCGCCGAGTGGGAGAGCAACGCCTTCACCGCGGGCCTGCTGCACGAGGTGGGCCAGCTAGTCCTCGCCTCCCTGCAGCCGGCGGAGTTCGCGCAGGCGTTGCAGCAGTGGCGTGAACCGGAACAGGATCCCACCTTCCTGTGCGCCGTGGAGTCGGCGGTGCTCGGCTCCACCCACGTCGACGCGGGAGCCGGCCTGCTGCGCTTCTGGGGTCTTCCCGACGCGGTGATCGAGGCGGTCGCCGGCCACGCGACCACCGGGCAACCGGAGGCGGCAGTCGACGCGTCCAGCGCTGTGGTGCTGTCCCATCTGGTGGTGGAGGCGGATCTCGGGCCGGTGTGCGGACTGCCCGGTGCTACCAACCTCGACGTGAGCCTGCTCGACGAGCCGTCGCGCGCGGCGATCACGCGGTGGCGGCGCCAACAGTCTCGGCAGGGCTGA
- a CDS encoding S8 family peptidase: protein MKNSYRRTFGAAAATALVVAGLPAPASAHPTPVAWREVVVTGTDAEGAARAVRAAGGRVETLLPVVRGVAARLPEGSRLDPAWLVAPQREIKVAAAAAPAQSRTAETIRQMLGLPAKGTEGRGVTVAVVDTGIADVPDLAGQVAHRVDLSGTGAGDGYGHGTFMAGLIGATGAASDGAHRGVAPGAKLIDVKVADAQGRTDLTTVLSGLQWISDHRKDVQVVNLSLSSHSPLPYQIDPLTQALESLWHQGVMVVVPSGNEGPGAGTVTSPGNDPLLLTTGGLDVSGTSDRGDDVVGTWSGRGPTWQGDAKPDLVAAGGHVVSLRSPGSVVDQANPQARVGDGYFRGSGTSMAAAVTSGVIAGALAVQPKLRPDAIKNLVTSTAYASSGLSRQSGGGVGGLDAPAVLAAAGTWKSSKAQKRYDEDTATVARDAKRWAAFAKAVADDDQQAAEQAWNKLSAASRDWSARAWADLDPAARAWAARAWAARAWAGDDWAARAWAARAWAARAWASDDWAARAWADADWTARAWAGDDWAARAWAADRWSARAWAWMPTS, encoded by the coding sequence GTGAAGAATTCCTACCGCAGGACGTTCGGGGCCGCGGCCGCGACGGCTCTCGTGGTCGCCGGGCTTCCGGCTCCCGCGAGCGCGCACCCCACCCCGGTGGCGTGGCGCGAGGTCGTCGTGACCGGCACGGACGCCGAGGGAGCCGCACGCGCGGTGCGCGCGGCCGGCGGGCGGGTCGAGACCCTGCTGCCCGTCGTCCGCGGCGTCGCGGCGCGGCTGCCCGAGGGCAGCCGCCTCGATCCCGCGTGGCTGGTCGCCCCGCAGCGCGAGATCAAGGTCGCCGCCGCGGCGGCACCGGCGCAGTCCCGGACCGCGGAGACGATCCGCCAGATGCTCGGCCTGCCTGCGAAGGGCACCGAGGGCCGGGGCGTGACGGTGGCCGTGGTCGACACCGGCATCGCCGACGTGCCCGACCTGGCCGGTCAGGTCGCGCACCGGGTCGACCTCAGCGGCACGGGCGCCGGCGACGGTTACGGTCACGGCACGTTCATGGCCGGCCTGATCGGCGCCACCGGCGCGGCCTCGGACGGCGCGCACCGGGGCGTGGCGCCGGGCGCGAAGCTCATCGACGTCAAGGTCGCCGACGCGCAGGGCCGCACCGACCTCACCACCGTGCTCAGCGGACTCCAGTGGATCAGCGACCACCGCAAGGACGTCCAGGTGGTCAACCTGTCCCTGTCCTCGCACAGCCCGCTGCCGTACCAGATCGACCCGCTGACCCAGGCCCTCGAGTCGCTGTGGCACCAGGGCGTCATGGTCGTCGTGCCCTCCGGCAACGAGGGCCCCGGCGCGGGCACCGTGACCTCGCCGGGCAACGACCCGCTGCTGCTCACCACGGGCGGCCTGGACGTCTCCGGCACCAGCGACCGTGGCGACGACGTGGTCGGCACCTGGTCCGGGCGCGGCCCCACCTGGCAGGGCGACGCCAAGCCCGACCTGGTGGCCGCCGGCGGTCACGTGGTGAGCCTGCGCTCGCCGGGCAGCGTGGTCGACCAGGCCAACCCGCAGGCGCGCGTCGGCGACGGATACTTCCGCGGCTCCGGCACCTCGATGGCCGCCGCGGTCACCTCCGGCGTCATCGCCGGTGCCCTCGCCGTGCAGCCGAAGCTGCGCCCGGACGCGATCAAGAACCTGGTCACCAGCACCGCGTACGCCAGCAGCGGCCTGAGCCGGCAGAGCGGGGGCGGCGTGGGCGGCCTCGACGCCCCCGCGGTGCTCGCCGCGGCGGGCACCTGGAAGTCCAGCAAGGCGCAGAAGCGGTACGACGAGGACACCGCCACGGTGGCACGTGACGCCAAGCGCTGGGCGGCCTTCGCCAAGGCGGTGGCGGACGACGACCAGCAGGCCGCCGAGCAGGCGTGGAACAAGCTGAGCGCGGCGTCGCGCGACTGGTCGGCGCGCGCCTGGGCCGACCTGGACCCGGCCGCCCGCGCCTGGGCCGCTCGGGCATGGGCCGCACGGGCCTGGGCCGGCGACGACTGGGCCGCACGGGCCTGGGCGGCGCGGGCATGGGCCGCACGGGCCTGGGCGTCCGACGACTGGGCCGCGCGGGCCTGGGCGGACGCGGACTGGACCGCACGGGCCTGGGCCGGCGACGACTGGGCCGCCCGGGCCTGGGCGGCGGATCGGTGGAGCGCCCGGGCCTGGGCGTGGATGCCCACGTCGTGA
- a CDS encoding response regulator, translating into MSKPRALFVDDEPRILDGLRRSLRGKRGEWEMEFVSDGAEALELMTDNHYDVVVSDMRMPGMDGAELLTQISRRHPEVARVVLSGHIEPEATVQVAVAGHRFLTKPSDAETLTSVIDQLLVRTSAHHQEEARRIAGGVRAIPTLPEHADRIVALLAPDASLSDAVCTAMHDVGLSAKLLQLSNSRFFGAQPRNSSVESIVNAMGVPMVQAVAGAGHALRPSSTWSPAVEAHLRTAWRHAVATACLVDVVASPANRPHAQAAALLQDVGRLVCLAGVPDGDDCAVDLQAQTRDGVPFRDVGVELLHLWGLPVPIITAVAQRDTPQSPDASGLGVTAAVRTAHLLIQRTESACPDGGTHEAELAQLLAHPQLRAKDVDWARAAEEASEQAASWDRPLRL; encoded by the coding sequence ATGAGCAAGCCCCGAGCCCTGTTCGTCGACGACGAACCGCGCATCCTGGACGGGTTGCGCCGCTCGCTGCGCGGCAAGCGCGGCGAGTGGGAGATGGAGTTCGTGTCCGACGGCGCCGAGGCCCTCGAGCTGATGACGGACAACCACTACGACGTGGTGGTGTCCGACATGCGGATGCCGGGCATGGACGGCGCCGAACTGCTCACCCAGATCAGCCGCCGGCATCCGGAGGTCGCCCGGGTCGTGCTTTCCGGGCACATCGAGCCCGAGGCGACGGTGCAGGTGGCGGTCGCCGGACACCGCTTCCTCACCAAGCCGTCCGACGCCGAGACCCTGACCAGCGTGATCGACCAGTTGCTCGTGCGCACCTCCGCGCACCATCAGGAGGAGGCCCGGCGCATCGCCGGCGGGGTCCGTGCCATACCCACCCTGCCCGAGCACGCCGACCGGATCGTCGCGCTGCTGGCGCCCGACGCCAGCCTCTCGGACGCGGTCTGCACCGCGATGCACGACGTGGGGCTGTCCGCCAAGCTGCTGCAGCTCTCCAACTCGCGATTCTTCGGTGCCCAGCCCCGCAACTCCTCGGTCGAGTCGATCGTCAACGCGATGGGCGTACCGATGGTGCAGGCCGTGGCCGGCGCCGGGCACGCGCTGCGCCCCTCCTCCACGTGGAGCCCGGCCGTCGAGGCGCACCTGCGGACGGCCTGGCGGCACGCGGTGGCGACGGCCTGCCTGGTCGACGTCGTGGCGTCGCCGGCGAACCGTCCGCACGCCCAGGCCGCCGCCCTGCTGCAGGACGTCGGACGGCTGGTCTGCCTGGCCGGGGTGCCGGACGGCGACGACTGCGCCGTCGACCTCCAAGCCCAGACCCGCGACGGCGTCCCCTTCCGGGACGTCGGCGTCGAGTTGCTGCACCTCTGGGGCCTGCCGGTGCCGATCATCACCGCGGTCGCCCAGCGGGACACGCCGCAGTCGCCCGACGCGTCGGGGCTCGGGGTCACGGCCGCCGTGCGGACCGCGCACCTGCTCATCCAGCGTACGGAGTCGGCCTGCCCGGACGGCGGGACGCACGAGGCCGAGCTGGCCCAGTTGCTGGCGCACCCGCAGTTGCGGGCGAAGGACGTCGACTGGGCCCGTGCGGCCGAGGAGGCATCGGAGCAGGCGGCCTCGTGGGACCGGCCGCTACGGCTGTGA